The following are encoded together in the Robertmurraya sp. FSL R5-0851 genome:
- a CDS encoding agmatinase family protein has protein sequence MSEHWLEQPEWLWNVNTIDPTYVHHWVRQLKEMEGKPELILYGAPISRSSISVSGASLYPTEFRRMWKGFATYNLDEDVDLVDLIVADAGDVVMHTTDIPLSHKRIEEATTFLASKYSDAVTSMIGGDHSTTACAVRGIKEAFPNERIGILQLDTHLDVRDPSELGPANGTPIRQLIDGSTVKGEDIINIGLHGYFNAKPLITYANYHSIQMVTLKNARKVGFVHTVQEALNQLSQKVDRIYVTVDMDVLDISVAPGVPASTPGGLSTAELFDSLLEIGKHPSVRHIDFVCLDPSKDSKVLETVKTGVYAWLQFVTGVVCRSK, from the coding sequence ATGAGTGAGCATTGGCTAGAACAACCGGAATGGTTATGGAATGTGAATACAATCGACCCAACTTATGTTCACCATTGGGTTAGGCAGCTAAAAGAGATGGAAGGAAAGCCGGAACTTATTTTATATGGTGCACCAATTTCTCGTTCTTCCATTAGTGTCTCAGGTGCATCTCTATATCCGACGGAATTTCGGCGAATGTGGAAGGGGTTTGCCACCTACAATTTGGATGAAGATGTTGATTTAGTTGATTTGATTGTTGCAGATGCTGGAGATGTCGTGATGCATACAACAGATATACCTTTGTCCCATAAGCGTATTGAAGAGGCAACAACTTTTCTAGCTTCGAAATATTCTGATGCAGTTACCTCCATGATTGGAGGTGACCATTCAACGACGGCTTGTGCAGTGCGAGGAATTAAGGAAGCTTTTCCAAATGAAAGAATCGGCATCTTGCAACTCGATACCCATCTTGATGTACGGGATCCTTCTGAATTGGGGCCAGCAAATGGTACTCCAATCAGGCAATTAATCGATGGATCTACAGTTAAGGGAGAAGATATTATAAATATTGGTTTGCACGGTTATTTCAATGCTAAACCACTGATCACTTATGCTAATTATCATTCCATTCAAATGGTGACATTAAAGAATGCTCGCAAAGTTGGCTTTGTTCATACTGTTCAGGAGGCACTGAACCAGCTATCTCAAAAAGTTGACCGGATTTATGTCACGGTTGACATGGATGTACTCGATATATCTGTTGCTCCAGGAGTGCCAGCTTCCACACCAGGAGGCTTGTCCACAGCTGAGTTATTCGATTCCTTGCTTGAGATTGGAAAGCATCCATCTGTCCGACATATTGATTTTGTTTGCCTGGATCCAAGTAAGGATTCTAAGGTTTTAGAAACAGTTAAAACTGGTGTATATGCGTGGTTACAATTTGTCACTGGTGTGGTTTGTCGTTCAAAGTAA